The Naumovozyma dairenensis CBS 421 chromosome 3, complete genome genome has a window encoding:
- the NDAI0C06260 gene encoding C2H2-type zinc finger protein — MTLSNTHGHTAHNVQLSKSENGNISSLIPVTDYLNRAEVDHTVGNSKSSLSYILSSPSDTKRMRDTIPESEHDSDLHVHAFVLRNILNSPPVDENKIKLEDIRQYHGDSLVTTDLKRSGCEPVTPQKEKCLSSILEAKENYNGPSSNTLPSSSTTNDYPKRSDKTKDNTINQHIPSVASLLRQTLGTSKTSDLSPSNYAPVNNRMTKNNAVDDVKHSINNLSLPNIYEVVNGNSGITIGTSTSNILAQQHKNIGKNGSIYGPSQPPAPLPPPVPFIIGTNYNPYGIYSNSKVNPNPSQLPYSIMAPSRYEPYNNRLGVCQAADFARPPLPTTFSPSSLPSQLNCQFIPQASISSIIPYSSSLVHDTNGMFYGNSNDGVNHHKNISDNAHSGINGNVHSSGNGNGNGNGNIHGNCNIYGNLHIHINTSPSPRYQLNEGLYSKENIPVKGKMATNSVDMKPIKLEQPMIEIRANNDDDVGEEKSGRVRRRKSRQCHICGKSVTRTSTLQTHMLVHTGDRPFECVWSGCHKRFNVKSNMNRHYKLHLKKQLANEVLADTTQKKELGSLHDDIDVADEYHAKNEND, encoded by the coding sequence atgaCTCTGTCGAATACTCATGGTCATACAGCACATAACGTGCAACTGTCAAAATCTGAGAACGGAAACATAAGTTCTTTAATACCAGTAACTGATTATCTAAACCGAGCTGAAGTTGATCACACAGTAGGTAATTCAAAGAGCTCGTTAAGTTACATTTTATCGTCACCTTCTGATACCAAAAGAATGAGAGATACGATTCCAGAGTCAGAACATGACTCGGATTTACATGTGCATGCTTTTGTGCTTCGAAATATACTGAATAGTCCACCAGtggatgaaaataaaataaaactaGAGGATATTAGGCAGTACCATGGTGATAGCCTTGTAACCACCGACCTCAAAAGGAGCGGTTGTGAACCAGTCACCCCGCAAAAAGAGAAGTGTTTATCATCTATACTAGAAGCAAAGGAAAACTATAATGGACCGTCTTCTAATACTCTACCATCATCGTCAACAACGAATGATTACCCGAAACGAAGTGACAAAACTAAGGATAATACCATAAATCAGCATATACCGTCAGTGGCCTCTTTGTTGCGACAGACCTTGGGTACGTCTAAAACGTCAGATTTATCTCCGTCCAATTACGCACCAGTTAACAATAGAATGACAAAGAATAATGCAGTAGATGATGTAAAACATTCTATTAATAACTTATCATTGccaaatatatatgaagtTGTCAATGGAAATTCAGGAATAACAATTGGCACATCTACCAGTAATATTTTGGCACAGCAGCATAAGAATATTGGTAAGAATGGATCAATATATGGTCCATCACAACCACCTGCACCATTACCGCCTCCTGTACCCTTTATCATTGGCACAAATTATAATCCTTATGGAATATACTCAAACTCAAAAGTAAATCCAAATCCATCACAATTGCCATATTCAATTATGGCCCCATCCAGGTACGAACCATATAACAACAGACTTGGTGTATGCCAGGCCGCCGATTTTGCACGACCGCCTCTACCTACTACGTTTTCACCATCTTCTCTACCTTCTCAACTGAATTGTCAATTTATACCACAAGCATCTATTTCGTCTATAATACcatattcatcttcattggTTCATGATACCAATGGAATGTTCTATGGTAATAGCAATGACGGCGTGAATCACCATAAAAACATCAGTGATAATGCCCATAGTGGAATTAATGGTAACGTTCATAGTAGTGGTAATGGCAATGGCAATGGCAATGGTAATATTCATGGTAATTGTAATATCTATGGCAACCTCCATATTCATATAAATACTTCTCCTTCTCCACGAtatcaattgaatgaagGACTTTATAGCAAAGAAAACATCCCTGTTAAAGGGAAAATGGCAACCAATTCTGTTGACATGAAACCAATAAAACTGGAGCAACCTATGATAGAGATTAGAGCAaacaatgatgatgatgtgGGGGAGGAAAAGTCTGGACGCGTAAGGAGAAGAAAGTCTAGACAATGTCATATCTGTGGTAAGAGCGTTACACGTACTAGTACGCTACAGACACATATGCTGGTTCATACTGGTGATAGACCATTTGAATGCGTATGGTCTGGTTGCCATAAGAGATTCAATGTTAAAAGTAATATGAATCGTCATTATAAATTGCATTTAAAAAAGCAACTGGCGAATGAAGTGTTAGCGGATACTACTCAAAAAAAGGAATTGGGATCACTacatgatgatattgatgttGCAGACGAGTACCATGcgaaaaatgaaaatgattaG
- the ULP1 gene encoding SUMO protease ULP1 (similar to Saccharomyces cerevisiae ULP1 (YPL020C); ancestral locus Anc_8.72) gives MSVATTKKYKPKTRYSPLYSPISTYSTTTNTSDFDYKPNYNYNSSMFNPRRKVNSASSSNNWRDRSIGDAWGETSSNNTNNNKYNNNNGSRGHTYNNYRKNDDGYKNRNSHYGSNNYNSNSNNNSNNNKGHKYYYEANDKTYNSHTRNKPTERKLTANQRRQQQEEMERQIAEEQRQNQENERGIFRELTSIFTSGRNFWNKLTTTDDAEEANETTLPPTSTRIDQSVVSSDENGTNNISPVQGSDEDHNVQDRKLPETNVKRPVSIDYDNIQSKMRKKSFNPKSASPFSIPARIRKQFPRMDKNDSHKRRKANRRNSNNSSNKTSNSKVVKFSKDPFGWHNWETEKIGSHDKNDYNKKSDTYLVQYGTQFIRKHHKRNNSQFNNTANDAMLVLKGRSDEATYLKQIFNGEHLIPKVIQDEKNHQLKLLSMDSKLERRNDLTIRKSIVDLTETIKNVLLDKRKNNNRNQQSNFSNEDDMTIIKERTISSLERKKRTYLHQRLQYDKALIDFEKEFKNYRDLLEERKKIQLDVERKRSQFAIKKLIPTLSDDQILMVQKALTRRDNGLLMNRDNLEIAVRDIKTLAPRRWLNDTVIEFFMKVVEKKTENVVAFNSFFYTTLSERGYSSVRRWLKRKKAQISQLDKIFVPINLNQSHWALCMIDISNKAISYIDSLSNGPSAMSFAILNDLQNYVMEESQNTMGKDFELRHLSCPQQPNGFDCGVYVCMNAFYLSKNSNPTFDSTDAARMRQYIAYLIISDSLK, from the coding sequence ATGTCTGTTGCAACAACCAAGAAGTATAAGCCGAAGACAAGGTATTCTCCCTTATATTCACCCATTTCGACGTATTCAACTACCACGAATACCTCCGATTTTGATTATAAACCTAACTATAATTACAACTCTTCCATGTTTAATCCGAGAAGGAAAGTGAATTCCGCctcatcatctaataattgGAGAGATAGATCTATCGGTGACGCATGGGGAGAAACTAGCAGCaacaataccaataataacaagtataataataataacggTAGTAGAGGTCATACGTACAATAATTATAGAAAAAACGATGATGGTTATAAAAACAGAAATAGCCATTACGGCAGCAATAATTACAATAGCAATAGCAATAACAAtagcaataataacaaaggtcataaatattattatgaagcGAATGACAAGACCTACAATAGTCATACTAGGAACAAGCCAACAGAGAGGAAGTTAACTGCTAATCAAAGGcgacaacaacaagaagaaatggaaaGGCAGATTGCTGAAGAACAAAGACAAAACCAAGAAAATGAACGAGGAATTTTCCGAGAATTAACATCAATTTTTACATCTGGTAgaaatttttggaataaattGACAACAACAGATGATGCAGAAGAAGCAAATGAAACAACTCTACCACCAACTTCTACTCGGATAGATCAATCCGTGGTCTCTTctgatgaaaatggaaCCAACAATATATCACCTGTTCAAGGCTCTGATGAAGATCATAATGTACAAGACCGAAAACTACCAGAAACAAATGTAAAACGTCCAGTATCTATTGATTATGATAACATTCAATCAAAAATGAGAAAGAAGAGTTTTAATCCCAAATCGGCGTCTCCGTTTTCCATACCAgcaagaattagaaaacaATTTCCAAGAATGgataaaaatgattcacataaaagaagaaaagcCAATAGGAGAAACTCAAATAACTCTAGTAATAAAACCTCCAATAGCAAGGTAGTCAAGTTCTCAAAAGATCCATTCGGATGGCATAATTGGGAAACGGAAAAAATAGGCTCTCATGATAAGAATGACTATAACAAGAAATCAGATACGTATCTAGTTCAATATGGTACACAATTCATTAGAAAACATCATAAACGGAATAACTCACAATTCAACAATACCGCAAACGATGCAATGTTAGTATTGAAAGGCAGATCAGATGAAGCTACCtatttgaaacaaatttttaatGGAGAGCATCTCATTCCAAAAGTTATTcaagatgaaaaaaatcatcaattgaaattattaagtaTGGATTCTAAATTAGAAAGAAGGAATGACCTTACCATAAGAAAATCTATTGTAGATTTGACAGAAACTATTAAAAATGTTTTATTAgataaaaggaaaaataataatagaaatCAACAatctaatttttctaatgaagatgatatgaCGATCATCAAAGAACGTACGATATCCTCTTTGGagaggaaaaaaagaacGTACCTCCATCAAAGATTACAATATGATAAAGCATTgattgattttgaaaaggaattcaaaaattatagaGATTTGCTAGAAGAACGGAAGAAAATCCAACTGGACGTGGAAAGGAAAAGATCCCAATTCGCAATAAAGAAGTTGATCCCAACTTTATCCGATGACCAAATACTGATGGTTCAAAAGGCTTTAACGAGAAGAGATAATGgattattaatgaatagagataatttagaaattgCTGTAAGAGATATTAAGACATTGGCTCCAAGAAGGTGGTTAAATGATACTgtcattgaatttttcatgaAGGTCGtggaaaagaaaactgAAAATGTCGTCGcttttaattcatttttttatacAACTTTATCCGAACGTGGTTATAGTAGCGTTAGAAGATGgttgaaaagaaagaaagcTCAAATTTCACAATTAGATAAAATCTTCGTACCGAttaatttaaatcaatCTCACTGGGCCCTTTGTATGATTGATATTTCAAACAAGGCAATAAGTTACATCGATTCATTATCGAACGGTCCGAGTGCTATGAGTTTTGCCATATTGAATGATCTACAAAATTATGTCATGGAAGAAAGTCAAAATACCATGGGAAAAGATTTTGAGCTCCGACATTTGAGCTGTCCACAGCAACCAAATGGATTTGATTGTGGTGTTTACGTCTGCATGAATGCATTTTATTTGAgtaaaaattcaaatccaaCGTTCGATTCTACTGACGCTGCAAGAATGAGACAATATATTgcatatttgataatatccGATTCATTAAAGTGA
- the HST2 gene encoding histone deacetylase HST2 (similar to Saccharomyces cerevisiae HST2 (YPL015C); ancestral locus Anc_8.74) — MTEQKTIDDVVLHLEKYPNSQVIFLVGAGISTSCGIPDFRSPKTGLYHNLAKLKLPFAEAVFDIDFFQENPKPFYILAKELYPGNFKPTHFHYLMKLFEEKGRLRRIYTQNIDTLEMQTGIDPKYIIEAHGSFASNHCIECDKNFPMEYFKSKLNEASNEYVFCKCDECGGLVKPNIVFFGEDLPLKFFEQWDQDLLWMKSNKDKHPLVIVAGTSLAVYPFANLPTEVPNNVSRTLMNLEVVGDFNMNMRKSDIIIKDKTEQITNRLVEKLGWQTEFDKLISKGEPSTSEEKETIEGILKDLENLNIEDTKPPKLVKEEALEKEKKSEMSYEELGDTSELLVRGEDITVAASEKAEQDKKHDNEDSTELIGLVEETSDLKIT; from the coding sequence atGACTGAACAAAAAACAATCGATGATGTAGTATTGcatttggaaaaatatcCTAATTCACAGGTAATATTTTTAGTAGGAGCAGGTATTTCCACATCATGTGGTATACCTGATTTTAGATCTCCAAAGACAGGATTATATCATAATTTAGcgaaattgaaattaccTTTTGCTGAAGCTGTGTTTGATATAGATTTTTTTCAAGAGAATCCCAAACCTTTCTACATATTGGCTAAAGAACTGTATCCAGGTAATTTCAAACCTACTCATTTccattatttaatgaaactgtttgaagaaaaggGACGTTTACGTAGAATATATACCCAAAATATTGATACGTTGGAAATGCAAACAGGTATTGACCCCaaatatatcattgaaGCGCATGGTAGTTTTGCAAGTAACCATTGTATCGAATGTGACAAGAATTTCCCTATGGAATACtttaaatcaaaattaaaCGAAGCCTCGAATGAGTATGTGTTTTGCAAATGTGATGAATGTGGAGGGCTAGTTAAACCAAATATTGTGTTCTTTGGTGAAGATTTACCTTTAAAGTTCTTCGAGCAATGGGATCAGGATTTGCTATGGATGAAAAGCAATAAAGATAAGCATCCTTTAGTAATTGTTGCAGGTACCTCTTTAGCTGTTTATCCATTTGCGAACTTACCTACTGAAGTACCAAACAACGTCTCGAGGACGTTGATGAATTTGGAAGTGGTCGGTGACTTTAATATGAACATGAGAAAGTCAGACATAATTATCAAAGATAAAACAGAACAAATAACTAATCGACTAGTTGAGAAACTTGGATGGCAGACAGAgtttgataaattaattagCAAGGGCGAACCTTCCACCTcagaagaaaaggaaacaataGAAGGTATCTTAAAAGATCTAGAAAATCTAAACATTGAAGATACCAAACCTCCTAAGCTAGTAAAAGAAGAGGCTCtcgaaaaggaaaagaaatctGAAATGTCGTATGAAGAGCTGGGAGATACTAGCGAATTACTGGTGAGGGGGGAAGATATTACAGTTGCAGCTTCTGAAAAAGCAGAACAAGATAAAAAGCATGACAACGAAGACAGTACTGAGTTAATTGGACTTGTAGAGGAAACATCTGACTTAAAAATAACTTAA
- the ULA1 gene encoding Ula1p (similar to Saccharomyces cerevisiae ULA1 (YPL003W); ancestral locus Anc_8.86): protein MDRYDRQLRLWGHGGQALLTKSTVCLIGPNSCLLQEIWKILVLAGQRNFIWVIEDGNEIDDNQFFYDDIVRDLSALHPQGIIVEKKESLCDIEWVKLSVVILANSSNKYYLETLSMEEVKLHLPPVFTAYVHGMVGYLHLSLSEPYFVMESHPDNVVPELRLDKPWPELVKYMESFDLKSMDEYSLAKLPYPVILYHAIIYIKEIMGINPATLTSSQFRGYLTHYIHELSPGNVNDLNFIEAKRFSYLALPNPTLQKKLESVIDYAKQSYNLCTDEYNRNVSILLQTLEIYLKENANNHYPLPARIPDMESSTEEFNKIKMVYEGENMKSLDRLMELLQENKYDIPKSLLEVFCDNIKNIQYQEPSTYSIERSLFNTSNRLLRDLLELQYGSANNIKMDEHMEKVLSLNSYPTSTFIGGVVAQETIKLITHQYIPINNTFLFDASKNESTILRL from the coding sequence ATGGACAGATACGATCGACAATTAAGGTTATGGGGTCATGGAGGACAAGCTCTATTAACAAAGTCCACTGTGTGTCTGATAGGTCCCAACAGTTGCTTACTACAAGAaatatggaaaatattGGTTCTAGCTGGTCAAAGGAACTTTATTTGGGTAATTGAAGATGGCAATGAAATCGACGATAATCAATTCTTTTACGATGATATTGTCAGAGATCTCTCAGCTTTACATCCACAAGGTATTATAGTCGAGAAGAAAGAGTCATTGTGTGATATAGAATGGGTAAAACTTTCTGTAGTCATCTTAGCGAATAGTTCCAACAAATACTATCTTGAAACTCTTTCTATGGAGGAGGTTAAACTCCATTTACCACCTGTTTTTACAGCATATGTTCACGGTATGGTGGGATATTTACATCTTTCATTATCGGAGCCATATTTTGTGATGGAATCTCATCCAGACAACGTTGTCCCAGAATTACGATTGGATAAACCATGGCCTGAGCTTGTCAAATACATGGAATCCTTCGATCTGAAAAGCATGGATGAATATTCGTTAGCAAAATTACCTTATCCTGTAATACTATACCACgctattatttatattaaagAGATTATGGGTATTAATCCAGCTACATTGACTTCCTCTCAATTTAGGGGTTACTTGACACATTATATTCATGAATTAAGCCCAGGAAATgttaatgatttaaatttcaTCGAAGCAAAGAGATTTTCTTATCTGGCTTTACCAAATCCTACATTGCAAAAGAAACTAGAATCAGTAATTGATTATGCAAAACAATCTTACAATTTATGTACTGATGAGTATAATAGGAATGTGTCGATATTATTACAAACTTTGGAAATATATCTTAAAGAGAATGCAAACAATCATTATCCTTTGCCAGCTAGGATACCTGATATGGAGTCAAGTACAGAAGAATTTAACAAGATCAAAATGGTGTATGAAGGAGAAAACATGAAATCCCTTGACAGATTGATGGAATTGTTGCAGGAGAATAAATATGATATCCCGAAATCCCTACTGGAAGTATTTTgtgataatattaaaaatattcagTATCAAGAACCTTCTACTTATTCCATTGAACGAAGTTTATTTAATACCTCAAATCGGCTACTACGtgatttattagaattacAATATGGATCAGCAAATAACATTAAGATGGATGAACATATGGAAAAAGTTCTCTCTTTAAACTCATATCCGACATCTACATTTATTGGTGGAGTTGTGGCACAAGAAACGATAAAATTGATAACACATCAATATATTCCcataaataatacattCTTATTTGATGCGTCAAAGAATGAATCTACTATACTTCGATTATGA
- the SPB4 gene encoding ATP-dependent RNA helicase SPB4 (similar to Saccharomyces cerevisiae SPB4 (YFL002C); ancestral locus Anc_8.87), producing MSRSSLQWDDLKCPIQPWIRTAIDVMGFDQMTPVQASTIPMFSQNKDVVVESVTGSGKTVAFVIPVLERIISEGANKKSFKKGHFHSLIISPTRELAKQTKIVIDEFLKQYPDDMYPIKAQLLVGTNENTVRDDVNDFLENKPQILVGTPGRLLDFLQMTSVKTSSCGMVIIDEADRLLDISFVKDVEKILSVLPKQRRTGLFSATISSAGDSIFKTGLRNPVKIKVNSKNVAPSLLKLNYVVVDPELKFQYLLNLLNNYRFKKCIVYFPTCISVTYFYSFMQYLQNEFKNSKHPFLNEDLQIFSLHGKLQTASRMKTLDSFTETLTNAVLLTTDVAARGIDIPDVDLVVQLDPPTDSDIFLHRCGRTGRANRIGQAITFLNKGREEDFVTFMQVKNVELEEINNLELINPCENFYDIFKKWILQDRARFDHSIKAFVAFIRYYSNHSASSIFRLQSLNYVAICKMHGLFRLPRMPEITKYLKDDPENPVVFADGWLVNPPINLDNFAYADKKREKKRLDELKRTQDIHDKKKLKYELKKKNMAWSNKTETKETKAERRLKMSIKRKAIEEQLAKEEANNSSGEEVEQDWKDVIMQTKKRKTASNDVQGAFDDL from the coding sequence ATGTCGAGATCGTCATTACAATGGGATGACTTGAAATGTCCAATTCAACCATGGATCAGAACGGCAATAGATGTCATGGGTTTTGATCAAATGACTCCAGTACAAGCATCCACCATCCCTATGTTTTCCCAAAACAAAGATGTAGTAGTAGAATCTGTCACTGGGTCAGGTAAGACAGTTGCTTTTGTCATCCCTGTATTAGAAAGAATTATCTCCGAAGGAGCTAATaaaaaatctttcaaaaaaggTCATTTCcattctttaataatttcaccAACAAGAGAATTGGctaaacaaacaaaaatcGTCATTGATGAATTCCTAAAACAATACCCTGACGATATGTACCCCATTAAAGCTCAATTATTAGTGGGGACCAATGAAAATACTGTTAGAGATGATGTAAATGATTTTCTGGAGAATAAACCTCAAATATTAGTGGGGACACCAGGAAGATTATTAGATTTCTTACAAATGACCTCTGTCAAGACTTCTTCATGTGGTATGGTCATAATTGATGAGGCTGATAGGTTACTAGATATCAGTTTCGTCAAAGACGTGGAAAAAATTCTTAGCGTCCTACCgaaacaaagaagaactGGATTATTCTCAGCAACAATAAGTAGTGCAGGTGATAGTATTTTCAAGACAGGTTTAAGAAATCCAGTTAAGATAAAAGTTAACTCGAAAAATGTTGCGCcttcattattgaaattaaattatgtTGTAGTGGATCCGGAActaaaatttcaatatttgttAAACTtattaaacaattacaGATTCAAGAAATGTATAGTGTACTTTCCTACATGTATTTCAGTcacatatttttattcatttatgcaatatttacaaaatgagtttaaaaattcaaaacatCCATTTCTCAATGAAGATTTACAAATATTCTCATTGCATGGTAAATTACAAACTGCATCAAGAATGAAAACGCTAGATTCATTTACAGAGACTTTGACCAATGCAGTACTCCTAACAACTGATGTTGCAGCAAGGGGTATTGATATTCCTGACGTTGATTTAGTGGTTCAATTGGATCCTCCAACTGATAGTGACATTTTCTTACATAGATGTGGTAGAACTGGGAGAGCCAATAGAATCGGCCAAGCTATCacatttttaaataaaggaagagaagaagattttgTAACATTCATGCAAGTGAAAAATGTGGAActagaagaaattaataatttagaaCTAATAAATCCATGTGAAAACTtttatgatattttcaaaaaatggatTTTACAAGATAGAGCAAGATTTGATCATAGTATAAAGGCATTTGTGGCATTTATTAGATATTATTCCAATCATTCAGCAAGTTCTATCTTTAGATTACAAAGTTTAAACTATGTGGCCATTTGTAAAATGCATGGTCTTTTCCGTCTACCGAGAATGCCAGAGATTactaaatatttgaaagatgatCCAGAGAACCCCGTAGTATTTGCAGATGGTTGGTTAGTGAACCCACCAATtaatttagataattttgCATATGCAGATAAGAAACgggaaaagaaaaggttGGATGAATTGAAACGTACTCAAGATATTCAtgataagaagaaattgaaatacgaattaaagaagaaaaatatggcTTGGTCTAATAAGACTGAAACTAAAGAAACTAAAGCCGAAAgaagattgaaaatgagTATCAAAAGGAAAGCAATCGAAGAACAGTTAgctaaagaagaagctaATAACAGTTCCGGAGAAGAAGTAGAACAAGATTGGAAAGATGTAATTATGCAAACcaaaaaaaggaaaactGCTTCCAACGATGTACAAGGTgcatttgatgatttataA
- the NDAI0C06310 gene encoding uncharacterized protein — protein sequence MTSNIVSTDNNNPAGDDIDNYQAQGQIELCDCTILRPTKLFKAAEKRDIVDKLSKIRHSIKEIKQQSTASMKLQKALTDCKPDKIEYFNHRVRELKQKIFLVETNSYNSRATCLQGWVVWIFTIMKYCSMIAIIPAGVIGFLQLKVIYLILILVAAVVGILSKVIIRQQPEYTQRYLKCCFTVALLFIRRFVVSRIETMVAHVDKHK from the coding sequence ATGACATCAAATATCGTGAGTACAGATAACAACAATCCTGCAGGTGACGATATTGACAATTACCAAGCACAAGGACAAATAGAGCTCTGTGACTGTACCATTTTAAGGCCAACAAAACTATTTAAGGCAGCTGAAAAAAGGGATATTGTGGATAAACTATCGAAGATAAGACATAgtatcaaagaaattaagCAACAGTCAACAGCATCTatgaaattacaaaaagCTTTGACTGATTGTAAACCTGACAAAATAGAGTACTTTAACCATAGAGTTAGAGAACTTAAACAGAAAATTTTCTTGGTGGAAACCAATTCTTACAATTCCCGAGCTACTTGTCTTCAAGGCTGGGTGGTATGGATTTTCACcataatgaaatattgCTCCATGATTGCTATAATTCCAGCAGGTGTAATAGGCTTTCTCCAATTAAAGgtgatatatttgataCTAATACTAGTGGCTGCTGTGGTAGGTATATTGTCAAAAGTTATAATAAGACAGCAACCAGAATATACACAAAGATACCTTAAGTGTTGTTTTACTGTTGCTCTATTATTTATAAGAAGATTTGTGGTGTCCCGTATTGAGACAATGGTCGCACATGTCGATAAACATAAATAG